The Chengkuizengella sediminis genome segment TATTGAACTTAATGTATTATCTTGAAACCCTACTGCGTCTATTGTCGTATATTCTCCGGGTGATGTTATTTTATCGTATCCCCCATTTATGTCATAGTTATTATCTTTGAATAAATAAACACCTTTTCCAACTATTTTAAATGATGAAACTTTATTATCTCCTACGTTTCCTGAACTTCCAAGGTTATTATCTTTATGTCGAACTGCTTGTACCTTACCTTCATAATTCATATGTTCATATAGAGCCACACCACGGCTTCCTATAGTTAACACGGATGACAATCGATCATTAGACATTCCACAATTCCCAACATAACCACAACCTAAGTTATTATCGACCCTTACATAATCTCCTCTAAAATCAAAATCATTAAAGAAATAGACACCTACACCTTTGAACATTCTAGCTGTTGAAGTTTTATTATCCATATCATGATTCACTAGATTAGGATCTCCATAATCCTCTTTAATTACAGCCAATTTTCCATTATAGTCATAATGTTCATATACAACTAATGCATATGGACCAATCACTTTCACTGATGATAAATCATCATTGGCAATACCATCAGGCGTCGAAATATCCGGATTAAATGTAAAATTTCTTACTCCCCCATCCACACTATGGTCCCTAAACGTCATCACACCGCCATAATCTGATCCAGAAAAGAAATAGACGCCATCTTTCTGTTCTCCTACTTTTATGGAAGACACGATATCCTGTCTTATAAGAGTATCCTGATCTAGATCACGAATATTAGCAAAACCGTCCTCCGTAAAAATCGTTTGGGCATACCCTCCAAAGTTTAAGTCTGGGAATAAACTAACATATATATTTCCTTGAACTAACATTGAAGATAAATCGTTTTCAAAATTGTAGGTATTATCGTTTAAATTTATTTCTTGCCCCTTACTTACTGTAATACAATCCCCATTAAACCCAGTATTTGAAAATAAAAATGCTGTTTCTGTGACTGTAAAATGATTAGCCATTGTAGAAGTTGGTGATTGAATTAATCTACCATTATAAAGTACTTCTTTCACAATATAAAAATCTTCATTGCTATTTTCTACTAATATATCATACAGTTCAGGAGATATGTTTACAGAAGCATCTGTCCCTTCAAACACACCTACATCTATCCCACCCCTAGCTGGATCTCCTATATATATTCTATAATATGTTCTTTCCCCTGCAGGAATTTGATCATCTTCCCAAGCAAATGGAATGGAACAGCCAAGGACCAGACTACCAAAATTTCCAGATGTTAATGCTACCTCTTCTACAACTGTATTACTAGGAAGTGAAACTGTTTTAAAAAGGGTTCTGGAATCGAAGAAAAAATCCTCTCGAAACGATTTGACCCAATACACATTCGATTTTTCAGGCTCTACTTCCGCGTCAATCCAACTCGTTCTTGATGGATCAAAAATA includes the following:
- a CDS encoding beta/gamma crystallin-related protein, whose protein sequence is MLVFRTNTLSSLMICVVSLFLLITMNIFTPTEVNAEEGYVMIDRGTHQVYFPEETVVIETMNKKDLKSTKDLESSTKDLNSASSSGYVEPDLVVPALEENEAFQFDTYENRTTFQGIDPVDYIPINFIVDPGFNDHYYNADYYEELSGQHISILNQALNDYDPGIDTFVAIYSPDTGLLNSIFPLGTPGEITLLLNKHSYFAQGLTLDVEEWWELAQYGNAKTGGPSHVSFQRSYGLTESQQEVATLTHGFGVETSFEYQNQPLGVGWSAGVNLSYNFSDTSSYAFTRTVQASTTETFTVDFGTIAGANPYKWAVYNLVTQTKVNYSDAHNYSQLGDAFENLDDYGLRPDMNSYIVKMVNQTYATMEVPIYQVDASLEVPQNLVANSDFQNLMTTLSWDSVTDPDVEGFIVYKNDSIDGIIFDPSRTSWIDAEVEPEKSNVYWVKSFREDFFFDSRTLFKTVSLPSNTVVEEVALTSGNFGSLVLGCSIPFAWEDDQIPAGERTYYRIYIGDPARGGIDVGVFEGTDASVNISPELYDILVENSNEDFYIVKEVLYNGRLIQSPTSTMANHFTVTETAFLFSNTGFNGDCITVSKGQEINLNDNTYNFENDLSSMLVQGNIYVSLFPDLNFGGYAQTIFTEDGFANIRDLDQDTLIRQDIVSSIKVGEQKDGVYFFSGSDYGGVMTFRDHSVDGGVRNFTFNPDISTPDGIANDDLSSVKVIGPYALVVYEHYDYNGKLAVIKEDYGDPNLVNHDMDNKTSTARMFKGVGVYFFNDFDFRGDYVRVDNNLGCGYVGNCGMSNDRLSSVLTIGSRGVALYEHMNYEGKVQAVRHKDNNLGSSGNVGDNKVSSFKIVGKGVYLFKDNNYDINGGYDKITSPGEYTTIDAVGFQDNTLSSIFVVDMKAILFRDTNFRGTSEEFTGYDASLGDNTIGNDTVSSIIVEER